The Dromaius novaehollandiae isolate bDroNov1 chromosome 5, bDroNov1.hap1, whole genome shotgun sequence genome window below encodes:
- the EXOC5 gene encoding exocyst complex component 5: MATTAELFEEPFVADEYIERLAWRTPGGGSRGGEAFDPKRLLEEFVNHIQELQVMDERIQRKVEKLEQQCQKEAKEFAKKVQELQKSNQVAFQHFQELDEHISYVATKVCHLGDQLEGVNTPRQRAVEAQKLMKYFNEFLDGELKSDVFTNSEKIKEAADIIQKLHLIAQELPFDRFSEVKSKIASKYHDLECQLIQEFTNAQRRGEISRMREVAAVLLHFKGYSHCVDVYIKQCQEGAFLRNDVFEDAAILCQRVNKQVGEVFSNPETVLAKLIQNIFEAKLQSYVKDQLEEHRKSDAEQYLKNLYDLYTRTTNLSSKLMEFNLGTDKQTFLSKLIKSIFISYLENYIEVEIGYLKTRSAMILQRYYDSKNHQKRSIGTGGIQDLKERIRQRTNLPLGPSIDTHGETFLSQEVVVNLLQETKQAFERCHRLSDPSDLPKNAFRIFSMLVEFLCTEHIDYALETGLAGIPSSDSRSANLYFLDVVHQANTIFHLFDKQFNDHLMPLISSSPKLSECLQKKKDIIEQMEVKLDMGIDRTLNCMIGQMKHILAAEQKKTDFKPEDENNVLIQYTNACVKVCGYVRKQVEKIRNSMDGKNVDTVLMELGVRFHRLIYEHLQQYSYSCMGGMLAICDVAEYRKCAKDFKIPLVLQLFDTLHALCNLLVVAPDNLKQVCSGEQLANLDKNILHCFVQLRADYRSARLARHFS; this comes from the exons ATGGCCACCACGGCCGAGCTCTTCGAG GAGCCTTTTGTGGCAGATGAATACATCGAACGCCTGGCATGGAGAACACCTGGAGGAGGTTCCAGAGGTGGAGAAGCTTTTGATcccaaaag attATTAGAAGAATTTGTGAATCATATTCAAGAATTGCAGGTAATGGATGAAAGGATTCAGAGAAAGGTGGAGAAGCTAGAACAGCAATGCCAGAAGGAAGCAAAGGAATTTGCCAAGAAAGTAcaagagctgcagaaaagcaatCAG GTTGCCTTCCAACACTTTCAAGAACTAGATGAGCACATCAGCTATGTAGCAACTAAGGTCTGTCACCTTGGCGACCAACTGGAGGGGGTAAACACACCACGGCAACGGGCTGTGGAGGCTCAGAAGCTGATGAAATACTTTAATGAGTTTCTGGATGGAGAGCTGAAGTCTGATGTTTTTACAAACTCTGAAAAG ATTAAAGAAGCAGCTGATATTATTCAGAAACTGCATTTGATTGCCCAGGAACTGCCTTTTGACAG GTTTTCTGAAGTAAAATCGAAGATTGCAA GTAAGTACCATGATTTAGAGTGCCAGCTAATTCAGGAGTTTACCAATGCACAGCGGAGAGGTGAAATCTCCAGGATGAGAGAAGTAGCAGcagttttacttcattttaaG GGCTATTCCCATTGTGTTGATGTGTACATAAAACAGTGTCAAGAG GGTGCATTTTTGAGGAATGATGTGTTTGAAGATGCAGCCATCCTCTGCCAGCGAGTGAACAAGCAAGTTGGAGAAGTGTTTAGCAATCCGGAGACTGTATTAGCCAAACTCATTCAAAATATCTTTGAAGCTAAACTTCAG AGTTACGTAAAGGACCAGCTAGAAGAACACAGGAAGTCAGATGCAGAACAGTACCTTAAGAACCTCTATGATCTATATACAAG AACTACTAATCTTTCAAGCAAATTGATGGAATTTAACTTGGGTACTGATAAGCAGACTTTCTTGTCTAAGCTTATCAAATCCATTTTCATTTCCTACTTGGAGAATTACATTGAGGTGGAAATTGGTTATTTGAAAACTAGGAGCGCTATGATTCTGCAACGCTATTATGATTCCAAAAACCACCAGAAGAGGTCCATTGGCACTGGAGG TATTCAAGACCTGAAAGAGAGGATAAGGCAGCGTACTAACTTACCGTTGGGTCCAAGTATCGACACCCACGGAGAAACTTTTCTCTCACAAGAGGTGGTGGTTAACCTTTTGCAAGAAACTAAACAAGCTTTTGAAAGGTGTCACAGG ctcTCTGATCCATCTGACTTACCGAAGAAtgctttcagaattttttctATGCTTGTAGAGTTCTTATGTACTGAACACATTGATTATGCATTAGAAACAGGCCTTGCCG GCATTCCCTCTTCTGATTCAAGGAGCGCAAATCTCTATTTCCTGGATGTTGTCCACCAAGCCAATactattttccatttatttgacAAGCAGTTCAATGATCATCTGATGCCATTGATCAG TTCTTCTCCTAAATTATCTGAATGCCTTCAGAAGAAGAAGGATATCATAGAACAAATGGAAGTGAAGCTGGATATGGGCATTGATAG GACACTGAATTGTATGATTGGACAGATGAAACACATCttggctgcagagcagaagaAGACAGATTTTAAACCAGAAGATGAAAACAATGTTTTGATTCAATATACTAAC gCCTGTGTTAAAGTCTGTGGCTATGTTAGAAAGCAGGTGGAAAAGATTAGAAATTCTATGGATGGTAAGAATGTGGACACCGTTTTGATGGAGCTTGGAGTTCGTTTTCATCGGCTGATCTATGAACATCTACAGCAATATTCCTATAGTTGCATGGGAGGAATGTTAGCTATTTGTGATGTGGCTGAATATAGGAAGTGTGCCAAAGACTTCAAG ATTCCGTTGGTGTTACAGCTCTTTGATACCTTGCATGCACTTTGCAATCTTCTGGTTGTAGCCCCGGATAATTTAAAGCAAGTTTGCTCAGGAGAACAGCTTGCTAATCTGGACAAGAACATCCTTCACTGCTTTGTTCAGTTGCGTGCTGATTATAGGTCTGCTCGTCTTGCTCGTCACTTCAGCTGA